The following are encoded in a window of Plectropomus leopardus isolate mb chromosome 23, YSFRI_Pleo_2.0, whole genome shotgun sequence genomic DNA:
- the syt4 gene encoding synaptotagmin-4, whose protein sequence is MAPMVEDGAQLVAVPVGVAVVSVFGLVFTASAFAWICCQRKNTKSQKTPPYKFVHMLKGVDIYPESLSGKKKFAAPATTAANDTSKTDVNGNCHTVSPMSPSGTSKLASSPNGSRPAMHLDLEKRDLNGNFTTKPFHHHHQKVRSSPDLELPSPHAGFTQPGVMDRRDLPSPCSTLSSQAPTPAVDKPQGEEREGGLGTLHFSLEYQPERKAFIVHIKEAHGLTPTDEQSLTSDPYIKLTLLPEKKHRVKTRVLRKTLDPAFDETFSFYGIPLARVSELALHFMVLSFDRFSRDEVIGETLVPLSGIDLTEGRVLMSREIIKKNVKKSSGRGELLLSLCYQSTTNTLTVVVLKARHLPKTENNGPTDPYVKVNMYHGKKRVCKKKTHVKKCSPNPVFNELFVFDLPSDEGLRDTSVELLLMDSDTGNSRCPNTVLGRLVLGTSAAGTPGEHWREICDHPRRQIAKWHGLSED, encoded by the exons ATGGCTCCAATGGTGGAGGACGGCGCTCAGCTCG TGGCAGTGCCAGTAGGTGTTGCAGTGGTGAGTGTCTTCGGCCTTGTCTTCACTGCATCAGCCTTTGCATGGATCTGCTGCCAGCGTAAAAACACCAAATCCCAGAAGACACCTCCCTACAAGTTTGTGCACATGCTCAAAGGGGTCGACATTTACCCAGAGAGCCTCAGCGGCAAGAAGAAGTTTGCTGCACCTGCCACCACGGCAGCTAACGACACCAGTAAAACTGATGTTAACGGAAACTGCCACACTGTGTCGCCAATGAGTCCGTCTGGCACCAGTAAATTGGCATCAAGCCCAAATGGGTCCAGACCGGCAATGCATCTGGATCTGGAGAAACGGGATCTGAATGGCAACTTCACCACTAAACCGTTTCATCACCACCACCAGAAGGTGCGCAGCTCCCCGGACCTGGAGCTGCCTTCTCCCCATGCAGGGTTCACCCAACCTGGGGTGATGGACCGCCGTGACCTCCCTTCACCATGCAGCACCCTCTCCAGCCAGGCGCCCACCCCAGCTGTGGACAAGCCccagggagaggagagagagggtgggCTAGGAACCCTCCACTTCTCCCTGGAGTACCAGCCAGAGAGGAAGGCGTTCATCGTCCATATCAAG GAAGCCCATGGCCTGACACCAACTGACGAGCAGTCACTGACCTCCGACCCTTACATTAAGCTGACCCTGCTCCCGGAGAAAAAGCACAGAGTGAAAACCAGAGTCCTGAGGAAGACTCTGGACCCCGCCTTTGATGAAACCTTCAGCTTCTATGGGATCCCACTGGCCCGAGTGTCAGAGCTGGCCCTTCACTTCATGGTGCTGAGCTTTGATAGGTTCTCACGCGATGAGGTCATCGGAGAGACCCTTGTACCCTTGTCTGGGATCGACTTAACGGAGGGGCGAGTCCTGATGAGCCGAGAGATCATCAAAAAGAATGTCAAG AAGTCCTCAGGCCGAGGCGAGTTACTGCTTTCCCTGTGTTACCAGTCCACCACCAACACTCTGACTGTGGTCGTCCTCAAAGCTCGCCACCTGCCCAAGACTGAAAACAATGGACCAACAG ATCCATATGTCAAGGTTAACATGTACCATGGGAAGAAGCGCGTGTGCAAGAAGAAGACCCATGTGAAGAAGTGCTCCCCCAACCCAGTGTTCAACGAGCTGTTTGTCTTTGATCTGCCCTCCGACGAGGGCCTGAGAGACACCAGCGTGGAGCTGCTACTGATGGACTCAGACACGGGCAACTCACGCTGCCCCAACACCGTCCTCGGGCGCCTGGTGCTTGGCACATCTGCAGCGGGCACGCCCGGCGAGCACTGGAGGGAGATCTGCGACCACCCGCGTCGCCAGATTGCCAAGTGGCACGGTTTGTCAGAGGATTAG